GAGCGTCATGGAGCCCGACGCGTACGAGCGGTGGTACGCGAACACCACGCCGTCGAACACCACGACGGGCAACGCAACGGCGACCAACGCGTCCGCCGCGGCGGCCAATGCGACGACAGCGAACAACGGGACCACAGCAGCATGACCGACTCATCAGAGCCGACGCCGGACGGCGGATACGCGGGGGCTGGCGAGGGACTCCCCGCGACGAGCGACGAACACGCCACGACCGAATCCCACGGGCTGCCGCCGTACGAGTCGGTCAAGCGATGGCTCGTCACCACGAACCACAAGGACGTCGGGATCCTCTACACCGTGACCGCCCTCTTCTTCCTCGTGTTCGGGGGCGTGCTCGCACTCCTGATGCGGGTCCAACTGTTCACGCCCGGCGCGGGGATCCTCAGCCCGATGGGGTACAACCAGACCGTCTCGACGCACGGTCTCATCATGATCTTCTGGTTCCTCTCGCCCTTCGCCTTTGGCTTCGCGAACTACGTCGTCCCGCTCCAGATCGGCGCGAAGGACCTCGCCTTCCCACGATTGAACGCACTCAGCTACTGGCTGTACCTCTTCTCGGGGCTGTTGCTCGGGGTATCGTTCTTCCAGGGCGGGACGTTCTCGGGCGGCTGGACGATGTACGCGCCGCTCAACATCCCGACGTACACGCCGAGCATCGGGGCCAGCACGGCGATCCTCGCGCTCCTCCTGTTCGTGGTGAGCGTCACCGTCTCGTCGGTGAACTTCCTGACCACGATGCACCGAATGCGCGCGGAGGGGCTGACCCTCCGGCGGCTCCCCCTGTTCACGTGGACCATTCTCCTTACCGTGTGGATGATGCTCTTCGCGTTCGCGGCGCTGCTCGCGGCGCTCGTGATCCTCTCGTCGGATCGGCTCATCGGGACGACGTACTTCGCCGCCAGTAGCCCTGGTGGGTCGATCCTCTGGACCCACCTGTTCTGGTTCTTCGGCCATCCAGAGGTCTACATCGTCTTCTTCCCCGCGCTCGGCGTGATGGCCGAGACCTTCCAGACCTTCACGGGACGACGGATCGTCGGCCGGAAGTGGTTCATCGCTGCGATGGTGCTGGTGGCGCTCCAGAGCTTCGTGGTCTGGATGCACCACATGTTCCTGACCTCGATCAACCTCCAGATCAAGACGCTGTTCATGGCGACCACCATCGGCATCTCCCTCCCGTTCGATCTGATGGTGTTCTCGCTGATCTACACTACCATCAAGGGGAAGGTGCGCTTCGCCACGCCCTTCCTGTTCACGTTCGGCTCGCTCATCCTGTTCATCGTGGGCGGGATCACGGGCGTCTTTCTGGGCGCTGTCGTGCTCGACTATCAGTTCCGCGGGACCTACTGGGTGGTCGCACACTTCCACTACGTGATGGTCGGCGGCGTCACCGCGCTGATCGGCGGCCTCTACTACTGGTTCCCGAAGATGACGGGGAAGATGTACGACGAGTTCCTCGGGAAGGTCCACTTCGTCCTCTATTTCGTGGGATTCAACCTGCTCTACTTCCCGATGTTCGTGGCATGGGAGACCCCGCGCCGGGTGTTCGAGTACCCCGAGGCGCTCACGATCTGGCACCAGCTCGCCACGGTCGGCGGGTTCATACTGGGAGCCTCCTTCCTCGTGATGTTCTACAATCTCACGAAGAGTCTCGTCGACGGCGAGGCCGCGACGGGCAACCCGTGGGCGTACTCCACCACCGCCGAGTGGGCGATCCCCTCGCCGCCGCCGCTCGAGAACTTCCCCGGCGTCCCGAGCTACCGGAGCGGTTCGCTCGACTTCCTCTCCGGCTCGCAGGCCACGGACGGCGGCGAGATGACCGACGGCGGCACGCTCACGACGCACGACGCGCACGAGGCGCACGCGGACGAACCCGAGAGCCACGCGAGCATCTGGCCCTTTGCGATCGGTGTCGGGGCCTTCTTCGTGTTCCTCGGGCTCTCGGGCCTCCAGGAGGGGAGCTTCGCGCCGGGCATCGCCGGCGGGATGTACCTCACGCTCACGCTCATCGGGGTCGCGATCACCAGCGTCTCGCTCGTGGCGCTCGGGCGCGAACAGTTCCACGCCCCGACGGGCCCGTTCGGCGAGAGCTGGCCGTTCGAAGCGATCGAGAACACCAAGCTCGGCGTCTGGATCTTCCTCGCGTCCGACGTCGTGCTGTTCGGCGCGTTCATCGGGACGTACGTGTTCGTCCGGATCTCCGCGGGTTGGACCGGCTGGGAGCTCGTGCCTGGCGACCCGATCCCCGGACTGATGAACACCTACCTGCTCCTCACCAGCAGCTTCACCGTGATCCTCGCGCTGGTCGCGGCCGAAAAGCGGAGCAAATGGGGTGTGGTGGCGAGCATCACGACGACGATCCTGCTCGGGATCGGCTTCCTCGTGAACAAGGGGCTCGAATGGAACCACCTCTTCCACGAGGGAATCGAACTCTCCGCCAACGTCCGCACGTCGACCTTTTTCCTCACGACGGGGCTCCACGCCGCCCACGTCATCATCGGGCTGTTGATCGCGGTCTACATGCTCGTGCGGGCGTGGCGGGGGGCGTACCTGGACGACGAGCGCCCCCTCGAATACTTCGGGCTGTACTGGCACTTCGTGGACATCGTGTGGCTGTTCCTGTTCCCGCTGTTCTACATCCTGTGAGGTGATCACGCATGCCATCAACCAGACTCTACGCCGGGATCTACGTCGTGTTGTTCGTGTTCGCGACCGCCCAGGTCGCGTTCGAGTTCACGGGGCTGCTCGAAAGCGCCTACTGGCTCGCGTTCGGGGGGATCATCCTGCTCTCGCTGATCAAGGCGCTGTTCGTCGCGGGCTACTACCAGCATCTCCGCTACGAGCCCCGGTCGATCACGTTCGTCGTGCTCTCGGGGCTCATCACGGCGCTCGTGCTGACGATCGCGGCCTCGTACTCGATCACCTGACCATGATGGCCGTGTGGGGCGTCGCGATGCTCGTGGTGCTCCCGCTGTTGCAGTTCCCGCTCATCCTCTATCTCTCGCGCCGCGTCGACGCCGACGAGGAATCCCTGCCCCCGGTAGGCTGGGGAGACGACGTGTATCCGCCCGATCCGGACGTCTCGCAGCCAGCCGATGGGGAGTCGCCAGGCGCTTCGACGCCGGATCGGTCGTCACCGTCGACGCCGTCCGCGCCGTCCGCAGCGTCCACGCCGCCCGAATCACCCGTATCGTCGACCCCGTCGGTGGTCGTCTGTCGTCGCTGTGACGCCGAGAACGATCCAACGTTCACGTACTGTCACGACTGCGTGGCGAGGCTGTGATGGAGCGCTCCGATCTCGGCTACGCGGTGCTGTTCTCGGTCCCGGTCGGGGTCGGCGTGTCGATGGGCGTGCTCAGGATGGCGGGCGGCGGGCTCACGAACCCGGTCGTCGCCGGTGCGGGCGCGGTGGCGGCGCTCGTCCTCTTCGTGTTCGTCGTCGCGATGCTCGCCACCGGATCACCGGATGAAAAGCGAGAAGGGGTGTGACGAACCGACGACCCGGACCGCCCGATCGGGTGGTTTATGATACCATGGCTCGTTCGTCGGCCATGCGACGCGAGCCGCTCCTCTTCGGGCTGACCGTTCTCGGGGTCGTGGTGGGCCTCGCGATCCTGCTGACCGCGGAAGCGGTCGGGGCCGGCGAGACGATGATCGTTCTCGGTGGCGTGATCGCGCTCGCCGCCGTCGGCGGGCTCACCGGCCTCGTCGGGGCGCTCGACGGCTGAACGCCGGACACGCTCTCGCTTCCCCGTCGTCGGATCAGCCCTGCAGCCCGAGAACGATCATGTACGCGAGTACGTACCCGGCGTACAGCAGGCTGAGCGCGCCGACGACCTTGAGGTGGAACACGAACAGGTCGTCGGCCTCGTCGTCGACGGCGGCCCCGTAGGCCGCGCGCTCGTCGTCGGTCCACTTCTCGTGATGACTGTCCCCGAGGTGGAGCGTACACGCCCGCTCGGTCCGGAACGGTCGCGAGCAGTACGGACACTGCGCCACGGGCGTCTCGGCGTCCGGGATCGCGGTGTCGGGGGTGGACAGGCCATCGGGCGACGCTGAACTGTCGGGGGTGAGTGGTTCGGTCATAGGTAGGGTGGCTGTGTGTACGGTTGGCCGACGATCCACATGCTGAACACGGTGTAGAACACCATCACGAGGACGAACGGGTACTGGCTCCGAATGGGGGCGAGCCGGCCGGGAAAGAGCGCGAACGAGCGCGCGTGGGCCACCCAGACCGCGAGCATGTGGCCCGCGAGCACGAAGACGAGCTGGAGCGTGCCGAACCACGCGGGCAACACCAGGGTCCGGATGGCCGCCGGCGGCGCGAGGGGCTGGGTGGCGACCGCGACTAGGGCCGGCGAGAGGCTGAGGAAGTATCCCAGAAAGTGCGCGAGGTGGTAGCCGGCCGCGATCGGGACCAGGGCGGGCGCGAACCAGTCCCGGAGATAGCGGGCGGTGACGTAGGTGTCCGCCGTCCGGCGCGACCAGCGCGCGGCGACCCGGTAGACGTAGAGGAAACAGCCGAAGCCCGCGATCGCGGTTCCGAGGTAGATCACGGAGGGCGGGAGCCCCCAGCCGACGACCGCGCGGATCGCCGTCGCCCACGCCGGCGTCGCGACGAGCCCGTCGTAGGTGGTGACCCAGAGCAGCGCGACCACGAACGCGGTCTCGTCCGCACCGCTTCGGCCGTCCGCGAGCGCGCCGCCGGGAAGCACGAATTCGACTCCCTTCCCTGCTCGCTGGAGCGGCGCGACCCGCCCGTACCACCGGAACACTCGAGAAACGGGATCGACGACGCCGAACCACGTCTCGCGGCCGTAGATCACTGCGCCGGCGACCGTCACGATCGAGTAGCCGGCGATCACGGCCACGAGGGTTCGGGGCTGCTGGGCGATCGGGCTGACGACTTCGAGCCAGACGAGACCGACGAGACCGACGACGCTCGGCCACGCGCCGAGGCGCTCTGGGTAGCGCCGGATCGGTCGGTCGAGCATGCGGTCGCGGAGCCACGCGCCGAGCCCCGCGAGCGCTCGCCACGGGTTCACCGCGGGCCACGTGTTCCCGACGAGGTAGGTGGTCATCGTGTAGCCCGCCCACCAGCCGGCCCAGACCCCCACGATGGCGAGGTTCGCCGCCGCCACTCCCGGGCCGATCCAGCCGACCACCACGATCGCGGCGAGAACGCCGACGCTCAGCCACCGGCCGCCACGGACGGCGACGGTTCGCACCGTGGTCCGGATCGGAAGTTCGGCACGCCAGTCGGTGACCTCGCGGATGAAGGCGTGGTCGGTCACGAGGCTCGTGAGCAGGAAGGAGGCCCCGATGACGCCGCCACCGGTGGCCACCACCAGCCACGACGGGACGGCGACGGGCCTGAACGTCCCGCTCAGCCCGCCCGCGTGCGCCGCCGCCTCGCCGGCGGAAAGCGCCGCGAGAAACACCACGAGAACCGACCGAGCGACGGGTCGTGACCGACTCATCCGGGTTCGCCGACCCCGCTCGGTGGTTCCTCGTGCATGGCGGTCAGGCCATGGCGAGCCGCACGACGATCGCGACGATCAGGACCATGCCGAGCACCCACAGTCCCGTGCCGGTCGCCTGGGCGCTCCCGATGCCGCGGTAGCGTGCGGAGTGATAGACGCCCCAGAA
The genomic region above belongs to Halococcus agarilyticus and contains:
- a CDS encoding cbb3-type cytochrome c oxidase subunit I — its product is MTDSSEPTPDGGYAGAGEGLPATSDEHATTESHGLPPYESVKRWLVTTNHKDVGILYTVTALFFLVFGGVLALLMRVQLFTPGAGILSPMGYNQTVSTHGLIMIFWFLSPFAFGFANYVVPLQIGAKDLAFPRLNALSYWLYLFSGLLLGVSFFQGGTFSGGWTMYAPLNIPTYTPSIGASTAILALLLFVVSVTVSSVNFLTTMHRMRAEGLTLRRLPLFTWTILLTVWMMLFAFAALLAALVILSSDRLIGTTYFAASSPGGSILWTHLFWFFGHPEVYIVFFPALGVMAETFQTFTGRRIVGRKWFIAAMVLVALQSFVVWMHHMFLTSINLQIKTLFMATTIGISLPFDLMVFSLIYTTIKGKVRFATPFLFTFGSLILFIVGGITGVFLGAVVLDYQFRGTYWVVAHFHYVMVGGVTALIGGLYYWFPKMTGKMYDEFLGKVHFVLYFVGFNLLYFPMFVAWETPRRVFEYPEALTIWHQLATVGGFILGASFLVMFYNLTKSLVDGEAATGNPWAYSTTAEWAIPSPPPLENFPGVPSYRSGSLDFLSGSQATDGGEMTDGGTLTTHDAHEAHADEPESHASIWPFAIGVGAFFVFLGLSGLQEGSFAPGIAGGMYLTLTLIGVAITSVSLVALGREQFHAPTGPFGESWPFEAIENTKLGVWIFLASDVVLFGAFIGTYVFVRISAGWTGWELVPGDPIPGLMNTYLLLTSSFTVILALVAAEKRSKWGVVASITTTILLGIGFLVNKGLEWNHLFHEGIELSANVRTSTFFLTTGLHAAHVIIGLLIAVYMLVRAWRGAYLDDERPLEYFGLYWHFVDIVWLFLFPLFYIL
- a CDS encoding cytochrome C oxidase subunit IV family protein; the encoded protein is MPSTRLYAGIYVVLFVFATAQVAFEFTGLLESAYWLAFGGIILLSLIKALFVAGYYQHLRYEPRSITFVVLSGLITALVLTIAASYSIT
- a CDS encoding DUF7577 domain-containing protein is translated as MMAVWGVAMLVVLPLLQFPLILYLSRRVDADEESLPPVGWGDDVYPPDPDVSQPADGESPGASTPDRSSPSTPSAPSAASTPPESPVSSTPSVVVCRRCDAENDPTFTYCHDCVARL
- a CDS encoding DUF7410 domain-containing protein yields the protein MTEPLTPDSSASPDGLSTPDTAIPDAETPVAQCPYCSRPFRTERACTLHLGDSHHEKWTDDERAAYGAAVDDEADDLFVFHLKVVGALSLLYAGYVLAYMIVLGLQG